The Haemorhous mexicanus isolate bHaeMex1 chromosome 5, bHaeMex1.pri, whole genome shotgun sequence genome contains a region encoding:
- the FAM118A gene encoding protein FAM118A isoform X3: MHDAPATPASPAVPSIEPPKGSEMDSPEGATIRSEHKYRKFLKSLIRKQPRDLLLVIGTGVSAAVAPGIPALCSWRSCIEAVLGAAEQLEVLHPGDVAEFRKKVIKERDLLVVAHDLIRKMSPVLQWARGHVKYGVLHIHGLYTDPCGMVLDPSGYKDVTQDPEVMEVLQNLYRTKSFLFLGCGETLRDQIFQALFLYTVKNKVDLEHYMLVLKENEDHFFKLQADMLLHGIKVVSYGDCFQQFPEYVQDLTAQICKQRSPDADRVDSTTLLGTSCVDCAKRKLGESGSDSPKRSKQSDMPTLE, from the exons ATGCACGATGCCCCGGCCAcccccgccagccccgccgTGCCGTCCATAGAGCCGCCCAAG gGTTCAGAGATGGATTCACCAGAAGGGGCCACCATTAGAAGTGAGCATAAATACAG AAAATTCTTAAAAAGTCTCATAAGAAAGCAGCCTCGGGACCTTCTCCTGGTGATTGGGACGGGGGTGAGTGCTGCAGTAGCCCCAGGGATCCCAGCactctgctcctggaggagctgcattGAGGCTGTCCTTGGAGCAGCTGAGCAGTTGGAGGTGCTGCACCCGGGGGATGTCGCTGAATTCCGTAAGAAAGTGATCAAAGAGAGAGACCTGCTCGTGGTTGCACATGATCTCATCAGGAAGATGTCACCA GTTCTTCAGTGGGCAAGGGGCCATGTAAAATATGGAGTTCTTCATATTCACGGCTTATATACAGACCCCTGTGGAATGGTGCTTGATCCCTCAGGATATAAAGATGTTACTCAAGATCCTGAAGTCATG GAGGTTCTTCAGAACTTGTACCGAACCAAGTCATTTTTGTTTTTGGGCTGTGGAGAGACTCTGCGTGACCAGATATTCCAAGCTCTTTTTCTTTACACAGTAAAGAACAAAGTGGATCTAGAACATTACATGTTGGTgcttaaagaaaatgaagaccACTTTTTTAAGCTCCAGGCAGATATGCTGCTGCATGGAATAAAAGTGGTGTCCTATGGGGACTGCTTCCAACAATTCCCAGAGTATGTCCAGGATCTGACTGCTCAAATCTGCAAACAGAGAAGTCCAG ATGCTGACCGGGTGGACAGCACTACGCTGTTGG GAACATCATGTGTGGACTGTGCTAAAAGGAAGTTAGGAGAAAGTGGCAGTGATTCTCCTAAGAGGAGCAAGCAGTCAGATATGCCCACTCTTGAATGA
- the FAM118A gene encoding protein FAM118A isoform X1, translating into MHDAPATPASPAVPSIEPPKGSEMDSPEGATIRSEHKYRKFLKSLIRKQPRDLLLVIGTGVSAAVAPGIPALCSWRSCIEAVLGAAEQLEVLHPGDVAEFRKKVIKERDLLVVAHDLIRKMSPRTGDTKPNFFQDCLMEVFDNLEQHIQNPVVLQSILRLMERGTMVLTTNYDNLLEIFGQQQGKPMESLDLKDKDKVLQWARGHVKYGVLHIHGLYTDPCGMVLDPSGYKDVTQDPEVMEVLQNLYRTKSFLFLGCGETLRDQIFQALFLYTVKNKVDLEHYMLVLKENEDHFFKLQADMLLHGIKVVSYGDCFQQFPEYVQDLTAQICKQRSPDADRVDSTTLLGTSCVDCAKRKLGESGSDSPKRSKQSDMPTLE; encoded by the exons ATGCACGATGCCCCGGCCAcccccgccagccccgccgTGCCGTCCATAGAGCCGCCCAAG gGTTCAGAGATGGATTCACCAGAAGGGGCCACCATTAGAAGTGAGCATAAATACAG AAAATTCTTAAAAAGTCTCATAAGAAAGCAGCCTCGGGACCTTCTCCTGGTGATTGGGACGGGGGTGAGTGCTGCAGTAGCCCCAGGGATCCCAGCactctgctcctggaggagctgcattGAGGCTGTCCTTGGAGCAGCTGAGCAGTTGGAGGTGCTGCACCCGGGGGATGTCGCTGAATTCCGTAAGAAAGTGATCAAAGAGAGAGACCTGCTCGTGGTTGCACATGATCTCATCAGGAAGATGTCACCA CGTACTGGGGACACGAAGCCCAACTTCTTCCAGGATTGCTTAATGGAGGTGTTTGATAATTTAGAGCAACACATTCAGAACCCTGTGGTTCTGCAGTCCATCCTGAGGCTCATGGAGAGAGGCACAATGGTTCTGACTACAAACTATGATAATCTGCTTGAAATATTTGGTCAGCAACAGGGTAAACCTATGGAATCTTTAGACCTTAAAGATAAGGATAAG GTTCTTCAGTGGGCAAGGGGCCATGTAAAATATGGAGTTCTTCATATTCACGGCTTATATACAGACCCCTGTGGAATGGTGCTTGATCCCTCAGGATATAAAGATGTTACTCAAGATCCTGAAGTCATG GAGGTTCTTCAGAACTTGTACCGAACCAAGTCATTTTTGTTTTTGGGCTGTGGAGAGACTCTGCGTGACCAGATATTCCAAGCTCTTTTTCTTTACACAGTAAAGAACAAAGTGGATCTAGAACATTACATGTTGGTgcttaaagaaaatgaagaccACTTTTTTAAGCTCCAGGCAGATATGCTGCTGCATGGAATAAAAGTGGTGTCCTATGGGGACTGCTTCCAACAATTCCCAGAGTATGTCCAGGATCTGACTGCTCAAATCTGCAAACAGAGAAGTCCAG ATGCTGACCGGGTGGACAGCACTACGCTGTTGG GAACATCATGTGTGGACTGTGCTAAAAGGAAGTTAGGAGAAAGTGGCAGTGATTCTCCTAAGAGGAGCAAGCAGTCAGATATGCCCACTCTTGAATGA
- the FAM118A gene encoding protein FAM118A isoform X2 — translation MDSPEGATIRSEHKYRKFLKSLIRKQPRDLLLVIGTGVSAAVAPGIPALCSWRSCIEAVLGAAEQLEVLHPGDVAEFRKKVIKERDLLVVAHDLIRKMSPRTGDTKPNFFQDCLMEVFDNLEQHIQNPVVLQSILRLMERGTMVLTTNYDNLLEIFGQQQGKPMESLDLKDKDKVLQWARGHVKYGVLHIHGLYTDPCGMVLDPSGYKDVTQDPEVMEVLQNLYRTKSFLFLGCGETLRDQIFQALFLYTVKNKVDLEHYMLVLKENEDHFFKLQADMLLHGIKVVSYGDCFQQFPEYVQDLTAQICKQRSPDADRVDSTTLLGTSCVDCAKRKLGESGSDSPKRSKQSDMPTLE, via the exons ATGGATTCACCAGAAGGGGCCACCATTAGAAGTGAGCATAAATACAG AAAATTCTTAAAAAGTCTCATAAGAAAGCAGCCTCGGGACCTTCTCCTGGTGATTGGGACGGGGGTGAGTGCTGCAGTAGCCCCAGGGATCCCAGCactctgctcctggaggagctgcattGAGGCTGTCCTTGGAGCAGCTGAGCAGTTGGAGGTGCTGCACCCGGGGGATGTCGCTGAATTCCGTAAGAAAGTGATCAAAGAGAGAGACCTGCTCGTGGTTGCACATGATCTCATCAGGAAGATGTCACCA CGTACTGGGGACACGAAGCCCAACTTCTTCCAGGATTGCTTAATGGAGGTGTTTGATAATTTAGAGCAACACATTCAGAACCCTGTGGTTCTGCAGTCCATCCTGAGGCTCATGGAGAGAGGCACAATGGTTCTGACTACAAACTATGATAATCTGCTTGAAATATTTGGTCAGCAACAGGGTAAACCTATGGAATCTTTAGACCTTAAAGATAAGGATAAG GTTCTTCAGTGGGCAAGGGGCCATGTAAAATATGGAGTTCTTCATATTCACGGCTTATATACAGACCCCTGTGGAATGGTGCTTGATCCCTCAGGATATAAAGATGTTACTCAAGATCCTGAAGTCATG GAGGTTCTTCAGAACTTGTACCGAACCAAGTCATTTTTGTTTTTGGGCTGTGGAGAGACTCTGCGTGACCAGATATTCCAAGCTCTTTTTCTTTACACAGTAAAGAACAAAGTGGATCTAGAACATTACATGTTGGTgcttaaagaaaatgaagaccACTTTTTTAAGCTCCAGGCAGATATGCTGCTGCATGGAATAAAAGTGGTGTCCTATGGGGACTGCTTCCAACAATTCCCAGAGTATGTCCAGGATCTGACTGCTCAAATCTGCAAACAGAGAAGTCCAG ATGCTGACCGGGTGGACAGCACTACGCTGTTGG GAACATCATGTGTGGACTGTGCTAAAAGGAAGTTAGGAGAAAGTGGCAGTGATTCTCCTAAGAGGAGCAAGCAGTCAGATATGCCCACTCTTGAATGA